The Ignavibacteriales bacterium nucleotide sequence TTGCTTTTAAGCTGAATGAAAAGAGGGAACCTGGAAATATGGTTAGAGTAGGGCAGGTTAATGCTATGGGATTGTTAGATGAAATTTATCATTATGTTTTACGCCAGTATGAAATACAGGTTAACCCGGATGTTTTTAAACGGGCAATAAATTATGTTAATAAGAATCTTGGCGAAGAGAAAGTAAAGAATGCATTACTAAGTTTCATTGAGTTATTTCCGTCTGTAAATGTTTATAATGGCAAGGAGCATCCGGTTGATTACCTTTCCGGTAATACAAATGAAAAATCGAACTACGAAATTACCCTGGAAGAAATGATCCTGCTTTATTTTGCCAACTTTAATCCGGCTAATAATCTTTTAAAAGAATTGTTTGATGATTCTCAGCTTCAGGTTCAAACAGTTTATAATGAGCTAATTGTTAATCTTGATAAATTTTTTCAGAATGAAAAACCATTTGGACCAGAAAATCAATTTATTTTTGATCTGCTAAAAACTCCCATATTAAAGAATCCAGAAAGTTTAGAAGAACAATTAAAGTTTGTTGCTGAGCGCTGGGCTATAATACTCGATGAGAAATTTTTAAAAAAGATTTTATCCGGAATGGATTTAATTAAGGAAGATAAACGGTTCGATATGTTTGGCGGTGGTGGTGCCCCCACTGTTGTTCCAAAATATAAAGGTAAAGTAGATGAAAGTGATATTCTTGGTTTAGGTAAAAGTGGATTTAAGTATGGAGACACTAGTCATCTTTCTTATCTTGAACCGGAAAGGTTTACTCCGGATATCCACTGGATGCCGCAGGTGGTTCTGCTTGCAAAGAATGTTTATGTCTGGCTCGATCAGCTTTCTAAAAAATATGAAAGATTGATCGCAAGACTTGATCAAATTCCTGATGCTGAACTTGATATTATTGCACAGTGGAATTTTACCGGGTTGTGGCTTATTGGTTTGTGGGAAAGAAGCAAAGCTTCACAAAAAATAAAACAGATAATGGGAAATCAGGATGCAGTTCCATCTGCATATTCGCTTTATGATTATGTAATTGCAAATGATCTTGGCGGTGAAGATGCGTTCCGTGATTTAGATAAACGTTGCAGGCAGCATGGAATAAGGCTTGCAAGCGATATGGTTCCTAATCATATGGGAATTTTTTCTAAATGGATTATCGAGCGCCCACACTATTTTGTACAATCACCTTATCCTCCTTTCCCAAATTATAAATTTACAAGTCACGATTTATCGGATGATCCAAACGTTCAACTTAGAATTGAAGATGGTTATTGGAACCGGACAGATGCAGCGGTTGTTTTTCAGCGGATTGATAACCGAAGCGGTGAAGTGAGTTACATTTATCATGGTAACGATGGAACGAATATGCCATGGAATGATACTGCTCAGCTTGATATGCTTAAAGCGGAAGTACGTGAAGCAGTTATCCAAACAATCTTTCATGTGGCACGCAAAACTCAAATCATCCGCTTTGATGCTGCAATGACTCTTGCAAAAATCCACTTTCAACGTTTATGGTATCCACAGCCCGGGACTGGCGGCGATATTCCTTCCCGAGCTGATCACGCATTAACCAGGGACGAATTCGATTCATTCTTTCCAAAAGAATTCTGGCGAGAAGTTGTTGATCGTATTAATGATGAAATGCCAGACACACTTCTACTCGCTGAAGCTTTCTGGTTGATGGAAGGATACTTCGTCCGCACGCTGGGAATGCACCGTGTTTACAACAGTGCTTTTATGCATATGATGATGAAGGAAGAAAACGCCAAATACCGCGATGTAATTTCTAACACACTGGAATTCAATCCGGAAATTCTTAAACGCTATGTAAGTTTTATGAGCAATCCAGATGAGGAAACCGCAATAAAACAATTTGGTACGGATGATAAATATTTTGGTGTTGCTACATTGTTAGTAACTCTGCCGGGACTTCCGATGTTTGGACACGGACAGATTGAAGGTTATACCGAAAAGTATGGAATGGAATATCGCCGGGCTTATTATAATGAACATCCAAACGATTGGCTTGTGAACAGGCATAAACGCGAAATCTTTCCGTTGATGAGAAAACGGTATATCTTCAGTCAGGTTACTGATTTTTGGTTCTATGATTTCTTCGATCAGAATGGAAATGTAAATGAAAACGTATTTGCTTATTCAAACAGGTATGGTAACGATAGGGCTTTAGTTATCTACAATAATAAATTTGATGAAACAAAAGGATGGATAAAAAACTCTACCGGTAAAGCTGTGGGAACAGGAGTTGGAGATGAGAAGAGAATTGAATATACCAACCTTGCGAGCGCTTTAAGTGTAAATCCCGCTGATAATTTCTATTACATTTTCAAAGAGCATATTTCGGAACTTGAGTTTATCCGCTCTGGAAAAGAGATTACTGAAAACGGTTTTTATTTCGAGCTTCAGGCGTTTAAGTACCAGGTGTTTATGGAATTTAGGGAAGTGTATGATTCCACCGGTGAATATGAAAATTTAAAAAATCAGCTTGGTGGAAATGGAATTCCAAACATTGAACAGTTAAAACTGGAAATAAAACTTCAACCAATCCATGATGCTTATGCAAATATTTTTGATAAAGTCTTATTCGATTCCATCGATGCATATCTTAGAGAAGAGAGAATTGAAGATTTTAGCGGCAAGGAAAAATTTGTTACCAACCGTTATCAATATTTTCTTGGACAAATTAAAGGATGGTACAATCTGAAAATTGATTCGCTACAATTAACCGATGAATTCAGAAAAGGTGTTTATTCAATAAAAGATTTAAATGATTTGTTAGAGAAAGAAGATTTTGAAATTGAGGAAAGTGAAGTTTTATCCGCAGAATTCCGTAAATCAATTTTAATAAGCCGTACTTCAAACTATCATCAAAACCTGCTCCTTTATTTGGTTTGGCTTTCAATAAACTATCTTGGAAAATTGTTTGATGAAAAAGAGTACGGAATAAAAAGTCTGGAGATAGCGGATGACCTGCTGTTGTATTATCCAATCCGTGATATTCTGCACCGGCTAGGGAGAAGTGAATTTGAAATAGATAAAGAAATAACTTTGCTTAAGCTGTTAACAAAATTTAATGCCGAAATAATAAATGTAAGCGAAATGCATTTTGATTTGATAAACAAAGCTAAAGCATTCCTGCCGGACACAACCGCTACTAAACGATTAAGCAATAAAGAAACAATAATTCTAACTGAGCTACTGAATGATTTTGATGTTCGTGATTTTCTTGGAGTAAACAAGCACGAAGGAATTTGGTATTACAGCAAAGAAAATTTTGAGGAATTGTTAGATTGGCTTTTAACGCTGGAAGCAGTTAGCTACATTGAAAAGGTAAAAGACAAAACTGTTGATAACAAAGAACTAATTAACTTTCTGAAAGATATTTTCCATCTGAACAAAACTCTTAAGGAAATCTCTTTGCAGAGCGGCTACAAGCTTGAGGATTTGAAAGACAATATAAGCAAGGCAGCAAGTTAAATTTTAGTGTCAGGCATTTTGGTTAAAATCTAAAAATGTTTTTATAAAACAGGGGTTACTATGAAAAGAATATTTGTATTTATAATTTTTGTAAACATTGTTAGCATTACAAATGCACAATGGTTTTGGCAAAACCCATTACCACAAGGAAATGAACTTTACAGTATAAAATTTATTTCGTCAACAGTTGGCTGGACTGTTGGTGAGGTTGGCACAATTCTCAGAACCACAGACAGTGGAACGACTTGGGCTTTACAATCAAGCGGAACCACAGAAACTTTGCATGATGTCTCCTTTACCGATGCGAATAATGGGACGGCTGTAGGTTGGGCAGGTACAATTATTAGAACCACAAACGGCGGCACGACCTGGCAAGCACAATCAAGCGGGACTGCAAACTATTTTTATGGTGTATCCTTTACGGATACAAATAATGGGACGGCTGTAGGTTTTGGTTGGAATGGAACAGCTTGGGTCGGTATAATTCTAAGAACGACAGATGGAGGAACAACATGGACTTCACAAACAATTGAAACAAAAAACGTTTTGAATGATATCTCTTTTACCGATGCAAATAATGGAACGGCTGTTGGTGATGGAGGCATAATCCTCAGAACAACTAACGGTGGAACAACATGGCAAACACAAACAAGCGGTACAGCAGAAGATTTGATTGACGTATCCTTTACTGATGCAAATAACGGTACAGCTATTAGCCGTAGCACAATCCACAGAACAACAGATGGAGGAACAACATGGAAAGTTCAATCAAGCGGAACAACTTTGAGTTTGCATGCCGTCTCTTTTTCCGACTCAAACTACGGAACAGTTGTTGGCGATTACGGTACAATTTTTAGAACTACCAACGGGGGAACAACTTGGTTGTCACAATCAAGCGGAATAGGTATGTATTTTTTGGGTGTTTCCTTTACCGATGCAAATAACGGAACGGCGGTAGGTGGTTCTGGTACTATTCTCAGAACAACAGACGGCGGAACAACTTGGACTTTACAAACAGTCGGAACCACAAAAACTTTGTATGATGTCTCCTTTACCGATGCGAATAATGGGACGGCTGTTGGTACTGGTACTATTCTCAGAACAACAAATGGCGGAACAACCTGGGCTTTACAATCAAGCGGAGCAACAAACTATTTGAGCGGTGTCTCTTTTACCGATGCAAATAATGGAATGGCTGTTGGTGGTTCTGGTACTATTCTCAGAACAACAAATGGCGGAACAACCTGGACTTCACAATCAAGCGGAACAACAGAATGGTTGAATAGTGTCTCTTTTACTGATGCAAATAATGGGACGGCTGTTGGTGATGGCAGTACAATACTCAGAACGACAGATGGAGGAACAACCTGGACTTCACAATCAAGCGGGACAACTGCATGGTTAAATGGTGTTTTCTTTACCGATGTAAATAATGGGACTGCTGTTGGTGCAAGAGGTACAATACTTAGAACAACAAACGGTGGAATTACTTGGCAGGCACAATCAAGCGGATCAATAGGCATGTTATATAGCGTATCATTTACAGATATGAATAATGGAACAGCTGTTGGTAGTAATGGCGAATGGACTTTATTTCCGCCGACAATCCTTAGAACAACAAACGGTGGAAAAAGCTGGCAAGCGCAACCAAGTGGAACAAGTGACGCTTTGTATGGTGTTTGTTTTATTGATGCAAACAACGGTACTGCTGTTGGAGGGGGTGGCCAAATCCTAAGAACCACAAACGGAGGTGTTACTTTTATTACAGAAGATAATAACAACACTAAACCGCAAGAATTTTTGCTACAACAAAATTATCCAAATCCGTTTAACCCGAGTACAAAAATAAAATACACAGCCCCACCCAACCTCCCCCAAGGGGTGGCTTTAGTTACACTAAAAGTATTTGATCTTTTAGGTAGAGAAGTTGAAACATTAGTTAATGAAGAAAAACCAGCAGGAAATTATGAAGTGGAATTTGTTGGTAATAATATTGCAAGCGGTATTTATTTTTATCAATTAAAAACAGATAATTTTATCCAAACTAAAAAGATGATTTTGTTAAGATAGAATTTTTTCTCGGCTGTCAAGGAACGCCATTATACCACAAAAAGGAAATATTCTGGTGTTGATATATTGTGCTAAATATTGTACGTTTATCTGCACAATATAAAATTTGGAGTATTTATGTACAGAATACAATTAGATAAAGATATTCAACCTCTTTCTGAGTTTCGTTCAAAAGTTGCTTTTTATTTTGACAAAGTTAAAAAAACTAAGAGACCATTAATTATTACTCAAAATGGCAAGAGTGCCGCAATATTGTTGGATGTTTCTGAATATGAAGCAATGATTGATAAAATTGAAGTTTTGGAAGACATCAAATTAGCCGAAGGACAAATTAATAATGGTCTGCAAATCTCTCATCTGGCAGTTAAGAAAAGATTTACTAAAAGGTCTTAAAAGTGAAAATATTCTGGGCGCCATTAGCTGTAGAAAGGTTGGAGAATATCTTTGAATATATTTCAAAAGATAACAGTACCGCCGCTTATAAAATGATTGAAAGAATTTTTAGCAAAGTCGAAAAGTTATCTGAATATCCGGAAAGAGGAAGAAAAGTTCCGGAAGCAAACAGAGAAGAAATTCGTGAAATCTTTGAGGGTGAATATAGAATAATTTATCGGGTTGAACCTAAAAGAATATTTGTTCTCTCAATTAGAAATTTCAAGCAATTATTACCTGATAAAGAATTAGGATAATTATCTATCGATGTATTTCTTACCCATAACCAAAGCAATTTTTAAAACTTTATTTCCAATACCATCCA carries:
- a CDS encoding YCF48-related protein, which gives rise to MKRIFVFIIFVNIVSITNAQWFWQNPLPQGNELYSIKFISSTVGWTVGEVGTILRTTDSGTTWALQSSGTTETLHDVSFTDANNGTAVGWAGTIIRTTNGGTTWQAQSSGTANYFYGVSFTDTNNGTAVGFGWNGTAWVGIILRTTDGGTTWTSQTIETKNVLNDISFTDANNGTAVGDGGIILRTTNGGTTWQTQTSGTAEDLIDVSFTDANNGTAISRSTIHRTTDGGTTWKVQSSGTTLSLHAVSFSDSNYGTVVGDYGTIFRTTNGGTTWLSQSSGIGMYFLGVSFTDANNGTAVGGSGTILRTTDGGTTWTLQTVGTTKTLYDVSFTDANNGTAVGTGTILRTTNGGTTWALQSSGATNYLSGVSFTDANNGMAVGGSGTILRTTNGGTTWTSQSSGTTEWLNSVSFTDANNGTAVGDGSTILRTTDGGTTWTSQSSGTTAWLNGVFFTDVNNGTAVGARGTILRTTNGGITWQAQSSGSIGMLYSVSFTDMNNGTAVGSNGEWTLFPPTILRTTNGGKSWQAQPSGTSDALYGVCFIDANNGTAVGGGGQILRTTNGGVTFITEDNNNTKPQEFLLQQNYPNPFNPSTKIKYTAPPNLPQGVALVTLKVFDLLGREVETLVNEEKPAGNYEVEFVGNNIASGIYFYQLKTDNFIQTKKMILLR
- a CDS encoding type II toxin-antitoxin system Phd/YefM family antitoxin, which codes for MYRIQLDKDIQPLSEFRSKVAFYFDKVKKTKRPLIITQNGKSAAILLDVSEYEAMIDKIEVLEDIKLAEGQINNGLQISHLAVKKRFTKRS
- a CDS encoding alpha-amylase family glycosyl hydrolase encodes the protein MPNKKKSFPPIVILDESNSNDYQPVYEFHISRYSRKKYDFAELLFSTNGNVVFANFQAARQFAFKLNEKREPGNMVRVGQVNAMGLLDEIYHYVLRQYEIQVNPDVFKRAINYVNKNLGEEKVKNALLSFIELFPSVNVYNGKEHPVDYLSGNTNEKSNYEITLEEMILLYFANFNPANNLLKELFDDSQLQVQTVYNELIVNLDKFFQNEKPFGPENQFIFDLLKTPILKNPESLEEQLKFVAERWAIILDEKFLKKILSGMDLIKEDKRFDMFGGGGAPTVVPKYKGKVDESDILGLGKSGFKYGDTSHLSYLEPERFTPDIHWMPQVVLLAKNVYVWLDQLSKKYERLIARLDQIPDAELDIIAQWNFTGLWLIGLWERSKASQKIKQIMGNQDAVPSAYSLYDYVIANDLGGEDAFRDLDKRCRQHGIRLASDMVPNHMGIFSKWIIERPHYFVQSPYPPFPNYKFTSHDLSDDPNVQLRIEDGYWNRTDAAVVFQRIDNRSGEVSYIYHGNDGTNMPWNDTAQLDMLKAEVREAVIQTIFHVARKTQIIRFDAAMTLAKIHFQRLWYPQPGTGGDIPSRADHALTRDEFDSFFPKEFWREVVDRINDEMPDTLLLAEAFWLMEGYFVRTLGMHRVYNSAFMHMMMKEENAKYRDVISNTLEFNPEILKRYVSFMSNPDEETAIKQFGTDDKYFGVATLLVTLPGLPMFGHGQIEGYTEKYGMEYRRAYYNEHPNDWLVNRHKREIFPLMRKRYIFSQVTDFWFYDFFDQNGNVNENVFAYSNRYGNDRALVIYNNKFDETKGWIKNSTGKAVGTGVGDEKRIEYTNLASALSVNPADNFYYIFKEHISELEFIRSGKEITENGFYFELQAFKYQVFMEFREVYDSTGEYENLKNQLGGNGIPNIEQLKLEIKLQPIHDAYANIFDKVLFDSIDAYLREERIEDFSGKEKFVTNRYQYFLGQIKGWYNLKIDSLQLTDEFRKGVYSIKDLNDLLEKEDFEIEESEVLSAEFRKSILISRTSNYHQNLLLYLVWLSINYLGKLFDEKEYGIKSLEIADDLLLYYPIRDILHRLGRSEFEIDKEITLLKLLTKFNAEIINVSEMHFDLINKAKAFLPDTTATKRLSNKETIILTELLNDFDVRDFLGVNKHEGIWYYSKENFEELLDWLLTLEAVSYIEKVKDKTVDNKELINFLKDIFHLNKTLKEISLQSGYKLEDLKDNISKAAS
- a CDS encoding type II toxin-antitoxin system RelE/ParE family toxin; this encodes MKIFWAPLAVERLENIFEYISKDNSTAAYKMIERIFSKVEKLSEYPERGRKVPEANREEIREIFEGEYRIIYRVEPKRIFVLSIRNFKQLLPDKELG